A genomic segment from Corylus avellana chromosome ca5, CavTom2PMs-1.0 encodes:
- the LOC132180987 gene encoding expansin-A13, producing MSLPLVPALILLLTLSSTATSHDSSSSFFSPSSSAPSQSPTLSDWQPARATYYAASDPRDTVGGACGYGDLKRAGYGMATVGLSETLFERGQICGACFQLRCVDDLRWCIPGTSIIVTATNFCAPNYGFTPDGGGHCNPPNKHFVLPIDAFEKIAIWKAGNMPVQYRRMKCRKEGGIRFSIDGSNIFISVLITNVAGAGDVVAVKIKGSRTGWLSMGRNWGQNWHVNADLRNQPLSFEVTTSDGVTLASYSVAPQNWNYGQTFEGKQFVS from the exons ATGTCCTTACCTCTAGTCCCCGCTCTAATCCTCCTATTAACGCTATCATCGACAGCTACTTCCCACgactcctcttcttcttttttctcgcCCTCCTCATCCGCCCCTTCGCAATCACCAACGCTATCCGACTGGCAACCCGCACGCGCCACCTACTACGCGGCGTCGGACCCCCGGGACACGGTGGGCGGGGCATGCGGCTACGGAGACCTTAAGAGGGCCGGGTACGGCATGGCCACGGTGGGGCTGAGCGAGACGCTCTTCGAGCGCGGGCAGATCTGCGGCGCGTGCTTTCAGCTGCGGTGCGTGGACGACCTGCGCTGGTGCATCCCTGGCACGTCCATCATCGTCACGGCCACCAACTTCTGCGCTCCCAATTACGGATTTACCCCCGACGGTGGGGGCCACTGTAACCCTCCCAACAAGCACTTCGTCCTCCCCATTGATGCCTTCGAGAAGATCGCCATCTGGAAGGCCGGCAACATGCCCGTTCAGTACCGCAG GATGAAGTGCAGAAAGGAAGGGGGGATCCGATTTAGTATCGATGGTTCAAATATCTTCATCTCAGTGCTGATCACAAATGTTGCTGGTGCTGGTGATGTAGTAGCAGTGAAGATCAAGGGATCAAGAACTGGTTGGCTTTCAATGGGTCGGAATTGGGGGCAAAACTGGCATGTAAATGCTGATTTAAGGAATCAACCTCTTTCCTTTGAGGTCACTACCAGTGATGGTGTGACACTTGCATCTTACAGTGTTGCTCCCCAAAATTGGAACTATGGGCAAACGTTTGAAGGTAAGCAATTTGTTTCTTAA